A region from the Algoriphagus machipongonensis genome encodes:
- a CDS encoding glycosyltransferase, whose product MRFLIITHVVHKKVGEKFFGYGPYVKEMNLWFNHVDQVAVVAPMTTGHDPDPIDLAYQHEDIRFNKVPEFNTLTRKDQIKSLFTTPLIFFKIMVEMAKADHIHLRCPGNMGLLGAIAQVFFPWKMKSAKYAGNWDWNSSQPATYRFQQKLITSEFWTKNMQVLIYGTWEPMTRNLKSFFTATYSKSEITPCSPRELNGPLRLVFIGGLLPGKRPLISCESLKLLVENGIDARLDLYGEGPERESLEKFIASNGLENHIILKGNQPSHIIKEAFQNSHFLIFTSESEGWPKVVAESMFWGCLPITTAVSCVPEMVGHGSRGLLVNPNPIEVFEQIKTLIDDPQKYHQLSQNAMNWSRVYTLEKFDEEIKNVLAS is encoded by the coding sequence ATGAGGTTTTTAATAATTACCCATGTAGTTCATAAAAAAGTTGGTGAAAAGTTCTTTGGGTATGGGCCATATGTAAAGGAAATGAACCTTTGGTTCAATCATGTTGATCAAGTAGCTGTTGTGGCTCCAATGACTACCGGACATGATCCAGACCCTATCGATTTGGCTTATCAACACGAAGATATACGATTTAATAAGGTTCCAGAGTTTAATACACTGACTAGAAAGGATCAGATAAAATCATTGTTTACTACCCCATTGATTTTTTTTAAAATCATGGTGGAAATGGCAAAAGCAGATCATATCCACTTAAGGTGCCCGGGTAATATGGGACTCTTAGGAGCGATTGCGCAGGTGTTTTTTCCTTGGAAAATGAAATCCGCCAAGTATGCTGGAAATTGGGACTGGAACAGCAGTCAACCTGCTACTTATCGTTTCCAGCAAAAGTTAATTACTAGCGAATTCTGGACTAAGAATATGCAGGTGCTTATTTACGGTACTTGGGAGCCCATGACCCGTAACTTGAAAAGCTTTTTTACTGCAACTTATTCAAAATCTGAAATTACTCCCTGTTCTCCAAGAGAACTTAATGGGCCTCTTAGGTTAGTTTTTATTGGAGGTTTATTGCCAGGCAAAAGACCATTGATTAGCTGTGAATCACTCAAGCTTTTGGTCGAAAATGGGATTGATGCAAGATTAGACTTGTATGGAGAGGGGCCGGAAAGAGAATCTTTAGAAAAATTTATTGCCAGCAATGGTTTAGAAAATCATATCATTTTAAAAGGGAATCAACCCAGTCACATCATAAAAGAGGCTTTTCAAAATTCACATTTTCTGATTTTCACTTCAGAATCTGAAGGATGGCCAAAAGTAGTGGCAGAATCCATGTTTTGGGGCTGTTTACCTATTACAACTGCTGTTTCTTGTGTGCCTGAAATGGTTGGACATGGAAGTAGAGGACTTCTGGTAAACCCAAACCCGATTGAGGTTTTTGAACAAATTAAAACTTTAATAGATGATCCTCAGAAATATCACCAATTGTCTCAAAATGCAATGAATTGGTCAAGAGTTTATACGCTTGAGAAATTTGATGAAGAGATAAAAAACGTTTTAGCAAGTTGA
- a CDS encoding glycosyltransferase family 4 protein — protein MIQQNPDFFDYILSPTAQENNQFRFCQKRSFLKLPSRLKSWQLKNRIAKDYIKNIEELAKPDHKIQILVMDDTLLLEAISSFKKGSQLSIELVFSFHGHDLRLNPDLIQNTDKILFLTNLAYQKALELHEIFTPQVFIVGNGVRSDVFFPLSLKEKKEQKIKLGYQADDEILILMSNNRPKKGLQLFLKIIQEILSQHPHYKVMVIGVEKEDSISDPNIEFLGKIPNNELPQYLQIGDIYFFTSLWKEGFGLSMVEAAKSGNKVIASENGGIPEVVEDFDQAYLVKDPNKIENWVKAFQFATQSKSYIPDPKKLSDFHALSDWLTKYQNALMS, from the coding sequence TTGATTCAGCAAAACCCTGATTTCTTTGATTATATATTATCACCTACTGCTCAGGAAAATAACCAATTTAGATTTTGTCAGAAAAGATCCTTCCTGAAACTTCCCTCAAGATTAAAATCTTGGCAACTTAAAAACAGGATAGCCAAAGATTACATCAAGAACATAGAAGAACTAGCCAAACCGGATCACAAAATTCAAATACTTGTGATGGATGATACCTTGTTATTAGAGGCGATTTCGTCATTTAAAAAAGGCTCTCAATTATCAATTGAATTAGTTTTTTCATTTCATGGTCATGACCTTAGGTTGAATCCTGATCTAATCCAGAATACGGATAAGATTCTATTTTTAACCAACCTTGCCTATCAAAAAGCGCTGGAATTACATGAAATATTTACCCCCCAAGTATTTATTGTGGGGAACGGTGTCAGATCTGATGTCTTTTTCCCTCTGTCTCTAAAAGAGAAGAAAGAACAAAAAATAAAGTTGGGATATCAAGCAGATGATGAAATTCTGATTTTGATGTCTAATAATAGGCCTAAAAAGGGACTCCAACTATTTTTGAAAATCATACAAGAGATATTATCCCAGCATCCTCATTACAAAGTGATGGTGATTGGTGTAGAAAAAGAAGATTCTATTTCAGATCCTAATATTGAATTCTTAGGTAAAATTCCTAATAACGAATTGCCTCAATACCTTCAAATTGGTGATATATATTTCTTCACCTCATTATGGAAAGAAGGTTTTGGGTTATCTATGGTGGAAGCGGCAAAATCCGGAAACAAAGTTATCGCCTCAGAAAATGGAGGAATCCCTGAAGTTGTAGAGGATTTTGATCAGGCCTATCTGGTTAAAGACCCAAACAAAATTGAAAATTGGGTCAAAGCATTTCAATTTGCAACACAGAGTAAATCTTATATACCGGATCCAAAAAAGCTCAGTGATTTTCATGCACTTTCTGATTGGCTTACCAAGTACCAAAATGCCCTAATGTCCTAA
- a CDS encoding ABC transporter ATP-binding protein, which yields MFEKIFNKYFRHFGFFYSYIGPKLILLILMSLFVGLLDGFGLALFMPIFQIAADGDSLSTADNMGDLKFLLTGIEWLGFDLTLNSVVVFMVVLFFLKAIFKFLDGYIKIKLQNQFVKKIRFQMVDGLSDLDYKHFLNLDSGKVQNTLSSEAVKITYGFLSYFNSIQHLVLLLVYIGLAFLSNFQFAILVSIGGYLSNFLFRYFFSRTEKESINLSSLGHQFQSYLIQAVHNFKYLKATDYFSSYNLKLKSVINQIEHGQKKIGIYGSIMASLREPIILVVVMIIILIQVNFMEGSLSTIILSLVFFYRSLNYVVTLQGSWQGFISNIGGVISSVNLINDFKDGKETFNKTDEIKKISALDIQSASFVYPNGFQVLKQVNLEIEPLKTYAFVGESGSGKTTLVNMLIGLFHPSEGKIIVNNQDRSEVDLSSYRKRFGYITQEPVIFNDNIYNNVTLWAEKSEENLSKFQKAVSLANIHNFIDSLPEKESTRLGDNGVMVSGGQKQRISIARELYKDVDVLIFDEATSALDSETEKLIQDNIDMLMGKFTMIIIAHRLSTIRKVDTISLMDKGRVIASGKFEDLVSENGQFKRMVELQEFN from the coding sequence ATGTTCGAAAAAATATTTAACAAGTATTTCAGACACTTTGGGTTCTTCTATTCTTATATAGGTCCAAAGCTGATTCTATTAATACTGATGAGTTTATTTGTGGGCTTATTGGATGGATTTGGCTTAGCCTTATTTATGCCCATTTTCCAAATTGCGGCTGATGGCGATAGCTTGTCAACAGCAGATAATATGGGAGACTTAAAGTTCCTTCTTACTGGGATCGAATGGCTTGGATTTGACTTAACTTTAAACTCCGTTGTGGTTTTCATGGTCGTTCTATTTTTCTTAAAAGCGATCTTCAAATTTTTAGACGGCTACATTAAAATCAAACTTCAGAATCAGTTCGTAAAAAAGATCAGGTTTCAAATGGTTGATGGATTGAGTGATCTGGATTATAAACATTTCCTCAACCTGGACTCAGGAAAAGTTCAGAATACACTTTCCTCTGAGGCAGTCAAAATCACTTATGGTTTCCTCTCATATTTTAATAGTATTCAACATTTGGTGTTACTGCTTGTATACATTGGACTAGCATTTTTATCTAATTTCCAATTCGCAATCTTAGTTTCTATAGGTGGTTACTTGTCGAATTTTCTATTTAGATACTTTTTCTCACGTACTGAGAAAGAATCCATCAATTTATCTTCACTTGGCCATCAATTTCAGTCCTATTTGATTCAGGCTGTGCATAATTTCAAATATCTAAAAGCTACCGATTATTTCTCTAGCTACAATTTGAAATTGAAATCAGTTATTAATCAGATTGAACATGGGCAAAAAAAGATAGGAATCTATGGCTCTATTATGGCCAGCTTGAGAGAACCTATCATATTGGTCGTGGTCATGATCATTATTTTGATTCAGGTAAACTTTATGGAAGGAAGCCTCTCCACTATTATTTTGAGTTTGGTCTTTTTCTATCGTTCCCTTAATTATGTAGTCACCCTTCAAGGAAGTTGGCAGGGATTCATTTCCAATATTGGAGGAGTAATTTCATCTGTAAATCTTATAAATGATTTTAAAGATGGTAAAGAGACTTTCAATAAAACTGATGAGATAAAGAAAATTTCAGCTTTAGATATTCAATCAGCATCTTTTGTCTATCCCAACGGTTTCCAGGTCTTAAAGCAGGTTAATCTGGAGATTGAACCTCTAAAAACCTATGCTTTTGTAGGGGAGAGTGGAAGTGGGAAAACCACTTTGGTAAACATGCTCATAGGGCTTTTTCATCCGAGTGAAGGTAAAATTATCGTAAATAACCAGGATAGATCCGAGGTGGATTTGTCAAGCTATAGAAAGCGATTTGGATATATTACGCAAGAGCCGGTTATATTCAATGATAATATTTATAATAATGTGACCCTTTGGGCCGAAAAGTCAGAGGAGAATCTGAGTAAATTTCAAAAAGCGGTCTCCCTAGCCAATATTCATAACTTTATTGACTCTTTACCAGAGAAAGAATCTACTCGATTGGGAGATAATGGAGTCATGGTGAGTGGTGGACAAAAACAAAGAATCTCGATTGCTAGAGAACTCTATAAAGATGTGGATGTGCTTATTTTTGATGAAGCAACATCTGCTTTGGACTCAGAAACTGAGAAGCTTATTCAGGATAATATTGATATGCTGATGGGTAAATTTACGATGATCATTATTGCACATAGGTTGAGTACCATCAGAAAAGTAGATACGATTTCTTTAATGGATAAAGGACGGGTTATTGCCTCAGGGAAGTTTGAAGATTTAGTATCTGAAAATGGGCAGTTTAAGAGGATGGTAGAACTACAAGAATTTAATTGA
- a CDS encoding class I SAM-dependent methyltransferase, translated as MLGKIRAWVESLPFDRQRRIKRRVNYFRSIGKSSDLDYLAQLFQTDKFGKHFYTPNYKLHLQHLRGKSFNMLEIGVGGYDNPHQGGGSLRMWKRFFSKAKIHAIDIFDKSALNESRIKIFQGSQVDLEFLDKVCDEIGEIEVIVDDGSHINEHVITTFKHLFPKLKLGGIYVVEDTQTSYWEEYGGKVTELNDPETINGFFKRFVDNLNYKEFPIADYEADYYTKHIVSIHFYHNMIFIYKGLNDEPSNISSVS; from the coding sequence ATGCTTGGTAAAATAAGAGCTTGGGTAGAAAGCCTACCCTTCGACAGACAAAGGCGAATTAAGAGAAGAGTAAACTATTTTCGCAGTATAGGAAAATCTTCGGACTTAGATTATCTCGCTCAGCTTTTTCAAACAGATAAATTTGGGAAGCACTTTTATACTCCTAATTATAAATTACACCTTCAACATTTAAGAGGTAAATCTTTCAACATGTTGGAAATTGGAGTAGGTGGCTATGATAATCCTCATCAAGGAGGTGGGTCGCTAAGAATGTGGAAAAGGTTTTTCTCAAAAGCCAAAATTCATGCAATTGACATTTTTGATAAGTCTGCCCTAAATGAATCAAGAATTAAAATATTCCAGGGAAGTCAAGTTGATCTTGAATTTTTAGATAAAGTATGCGATGAAATAGGGGAAATTGAAGTTATTGTTGATGATGGAAGCCATATCAATGAGCATGTAATTACCACATTCAAACACCTTTTTCCTAAGTTAAAATTAGGAGGTATTTATGTGGTGGAGGATACCCAAACCTCTTATTGGGAAGAATATGGAGGTAAAGTGACTGAGTTGAACGACCCGGAAACGATCAATGGTTTTTTCAAAAGGTTTGTTGACAACTTGAATTATAAAGAGTTTCCAATTGCTGATTACGAAGCAGATTACTACACCAAGCATATTGTTTCAATTCATTTTTACCACAACATGATTTTTATTTACAAAGGGTTGAATGATGAGCCATCAAATATCAGCTCTGTTTCTTAA
- a CDS encoding glycosyltransferase family 4 protein, producing MHICFLSNEYPQEGHHHGGIGSFLKVICRGLVNSGHEVTVINGTNAKRRICDDQGVKVIYTPFRYVSGISWWFNFQAVNKELKNLHRIQPIDIVEGSEMSFSFLKKIKGVKYIIRLHGGHHFFAEGENRGIQPWKGFQEKRSFKKADAFIGVSEYVVSHTEKYISFRNKPKEVIFNPINTALFKEADLDLIKPSQLVFVGTLIEKKGIRQLCEALPIVAKLFPNIHLHAYGRDWKDKEGHSYLENLKKNLETETLRKVTFHGPVSHEELPEIYKQCNICVFPSHSETLGLVAPEAMAMQRAVIFTKLGPGPEVIQNGVDGWLVDPRSSNDIAKTIIDILAHPIKMGNVATQAAASAKLKFAPENIIDKNINFYQKILA from the coding sequence ATGCATATATGCTTTTTGTCTAATGAGTATCCCCAAGAAGGCCATCATCATGGGGGAATTGGAAGTTTCCTAAAAGTAATTTGTAGAGGGCTTGTAAACTCAGGGCATGAGGTGACAGTCATCAATGGTACTAATGCCAAAAGAAGAATATGTGATGATCAAGGGGTAAAAGTCATTTATACCCCTTTTCGTTATGTCTCAGGGATTTCTTGGTGGTTTAATTTTCAAGCTGTAAATAAAGAGCTTAAAAACCTTCATCGAATTCAACCAATCGATATTGTAGAAGGGTCTGAAATGTCTTTCTCTTTTTTGAAGAAAATCAAGGGAGTAAAGTATATCATAAGACTTCATGGAGGTCACCATTTTTTTGCAGAAGGAGAAAACAGGGGGATTCAGCCATGGAAAGGGTTCCAAGAAAAGAGATCATTTAAAAAAGCTGATGCATTTATCGGTGTATCAGAATATGTGGTTAGTCATACAGAAAAATATATTTCCTTTAGAAATAAGCCTAAGGAAGTGATTTTCAACCCCATCAATACCGCATTGTTTAAAGAAGCAGATCTAGATCTAATAAAACCATCACAATTGGTTTTTGTAGGAACTTTAATCGAGAAAAAGGGGATAAGACAACTTTGCGAAGCATTGCCCATAGTCGCAAAATTGTTTCCAAATATTCATTTACATGCATATGGAAGAGATTGGAAAGATAAGGAAGGCCATAGTTACTTGGAAAACCTTAAAAAGAATTTAGAAACAGAAACCTTAAGAAAAGTTACTTTTCATGGTCCTGTTTCTCACGAAGAATTGCCTGAGATTTATAAACAATGCAATATTTGTGTTTTCCCTTCTCACTCAGAAACACTAGGTTTGGTTGCCCCCGAGGCCATGGCAATGCAAAGGGCAGTAATATTTACCAAGTTAGGTCCTGGACCTGAAGTAATTCAGAATGGCGTGGATGGCTGGCTTGTTGACCCAAGATCTTCAAATGATATTGCTAAAACTATCATAGATATTTTGGCTCATCCAATAAAAATGGGAAATGTAGCCACGCAAGCTGCAGCAAGTGCCAAATTGAAATTTGCTCCAGAAAATATCATTGATAAGAACATCAACTTTTACCAGAAAATTCTAGCATGA
- the asnB gene encoding asparagine synthase (glutamine-hydrolyzing): MCGVAGIIKLKGEIQDTEINQLREGLKFQKHRGPDALGVWSDQKVALGHNRLSIIDLSTQANQPFSREDLQLKIIFNGEIYNYKELKKTLQEKQYTFQTSSDTEVILAAYKEYGEKVCNHLVGMFVFVIYDLQNQSIFVARDRFGEKPFFYLENSGTIYFASELKALQKTYNQKLTINQNAVFDLMENMYINGLHTIYEEVHLLPPGNFLKIKDGEVTISSYYSFPTKVKRKNSFEELKSEVKGLLYDIVEHELHADVPVATFLSSGIDSSLITAIAKELKPDILAVTMATAESHSDESPAATEFAKKLDIKQEIIPVDPGSLSVLGDLLSHVQPLADASLIPSYLVTKAVSGHTKVMLSGDGGDEVFGSYNKPNIYKEFGGSVGFWGKLAVKTALNSDSNNIDKYLSDKNRIKYAGWEGFYRKHNLSYKLGSQIFNSYRPQLQVLKEYKKIQRLYESNPEKSSFGVDINTRLPSDFLHKVDTAAMLSSVEVRAPFLDHRLVDLSLETDMSSLSPNGIDKEVTKSLLKEFTGDLPSKSKKGFSIPYLTFLQGAWGEILEGYLKDGKSIAYLGFNQKGILDLLNEFRNSPTQRIARVLFSVLVLEIWLRVFHLEQEVNLEPTH, encoded by the coding sequence ATGTGTGGAGTAGCAGGGATAATTAAATTAAAAGGTGAAATTCAGGATACTGAAATTAATCAACTAAGAGAAGGTTTAAAATTTCAGAAACACAGAGGTCCTGATGCCTTAGGGGTTTGGAGTGATCAAAAAGTTGCTTTAGGGCATAATAGACTATCTATTATTGATTTATCAACTCAGGCAAATCAGCCTTTTTCCAGAGAAGACCTTCAGTTGAAAATTATTTTTAATGGTGAAATATACAATTACAAAGAATTAAAAAAGACACTCCAAGAGAAGCAATATACTTTTCAAACTAGCTCAGATACAGAAGTCATTCTTGCGGCTTATAAAGAGTACGGAGAAAAGGTGTGTAATCACCTGGTAGGAATGTTTGTCTTTGTTATTTACGATCTCCAAAATCAAAGTATTTTCGTAGCTAGAGACAGATTTGGAGAAAAGCCATTCTTCTATTTAGAAAATTCGGGCACTATTTATTTTGCTTCAGAACTTAAAGCTTTACAAAAGACTTACAATCAAAAACTAACTATAAATCAGAATGCCGTTTTTGATCTTATGGAAAATATGTATATCAATGGATTACATACAATCTATGAGGAAGTGCATTTGTTACCTCCAGGGAATTTTTTGAAGATCAAAGATGGAGAAGTCACTATATCATCCTACTATTCATTTCCGACAAAAGTAAAAAGAAAGAATTCTTTTGAAGAATTGAAATCAGAGGTAAAAGGACTGCTTTACGATATTGTTGAACATGAATTGCATGCGGATGTTCCAGTAGCTACGTTTCTAAGTTCGGGTATTGACTCATCTTTGATTACAGCCATAGCAAAAGAACTCAAACCTGATATTCTTGCTGTGACAATGGCTACTGCTGAAAGTCATTCTGATGAATCACCAGCAGCTACAGAGTTTGCAAAAAAACTCGACATCAAACAGGAAATTATTCCAGTAGATCCAGGGTCACTTTCAGTTTTAGGGGATTTGTTAAGTCATGTTCAGCCTTTAGCAGACGCTTCATTAATTCCCTCTTATTTAGTAACCAAAGCTGTTTCAGGTCATACCAAAGTGATGTTGTCTGGAGATGGTGGGGATGAAGTATTTGGCTCCTATAACAAGCCCAATATATATAAAGAGTTTGGTGGAAGTGTAGGCTTTTGGGGGAAATTGGCTGTGAAAACAGCCTTGAATTCTGACTCAAATAATATAGACAAATACTTATCTGATAAAAACAGGATAAAATATGCTGGATGGGAAGGATTCTACCGAAAGCATAATTTATCCTATAAACTGGGAAGTCAAATATTCAATAGTTACAGGCCACAATTACAAGTTCTGAAAGAGTATAAAAAAATCCAGCGCTTATATGAATCCAACCCTGAAAAGTCATCTTTCGGGGTGGATATCAATACCAGGTTACCCTCGGATTTTTTGCACAAAGTCGATACAGCGGCAATGCTAAGCAGTGTGGAAGTAAGAGCTCCATTCTTGGATCACAGGCTTGTGGATCTAAGCTTGGAAACAGATATGTCCTCACTTTCACCAAACGGTATTGATAAGGAAGTAACAAAAAGCTTGTTGAAAGAATTTACAGGAGATCTTCCAAGTAAATCCAAAAAAGGCTTTTCTATTCCTTACCTGACTTTTTTGCAAGGCGCTTGGGGAGAAATATTGGAAGGTTATTTAAAAGATGGTAAGTCTATTGCCTATTTAGGGTTTAACCAAAAAGGAATTTTGGACCTTTTGAACGAGTTTAGAAACTCTCCTACGCAAAGAATAGCTAGGGTATTATTCAGTGTGCTAGTACTAGAAATATGGTTGAGGGTATTTCACCTTGAGCAAGAAGTAAATCTTGAACCTACCCATTAA
- a CDS encoding GumC family protein, whose protein sequence is MNFDQEEIEFLKEESSFDIKSVIPKILRIWPIIAICAGLFLGIGYIYTRMSVPLFKVSGIFFIKDTENKFALFDAPSIEGSPNVGLLNQIVILQSKPIAQATLEGLDFNVEYYKQGTFINNELYGNTPVLVEVDWKSPQVLYGLIRLTWEDEENYTLSFDAEAYTKYVPNGSNTNMELFPETKTYPFGEWVENNNFKLRISKTGADKSGELLLKIRDDKSIINEYASKLDVSSVQKEGSILELSILSPHAKKGEVYINKLMETYIALELAEKNEIASNTVKFIDSQVAGVADTLRLFEDELQTFRADNKIYDLGSESASVFDQLTEYEAQLRQEQFKKSYYKNLKEYLVRENYQDVVVPSGIGIEDPILNSLITNLLELQVERSKQLATLTEISPQVQATNNKISDLNKSIQEILRNVDQNSDLTINDLKSRINELEGSFRTLPKTQQNMIRIERQQALNENIYTYLMQKRAEAAITKASNTAENKIIEPAEGGVLVSPIPMRNYSIGVFVGLLLPILFVFVRELIRTRIEDVSYLERKLKIPLLSTILYNKSKNNLVVFEQGKSGLAEGFRSLRANIRFITPKEEQLTLMITSTISGEGKTFCAMNLASVYSLTGKKTILVGCDMRKPKIFQDFEVGNDVGLSSILSGQIKDWKQGVKKTKFENMDLLVSGPTPPNPAELLFTKRFEQLIAELKQEYDVVILDTPPVGLVSETLDLLPYVDMTLFVFRQNYSQRNFVNALNGLKVGKNLKNLYAVFNGVDGSKVTYGYGYTYGYGYGYYEDDQVKKGFFSKLRG, encoded by the coding sequence ATGAATTTTGATCAGGAAGAAATTGAATTCTTAAAAGAAGAGAGTTCGTTTGATATAAAATCGGTGATCCCTAAAATCCTTAGGATTTGGCCTATTATAGCTATATGTGCGGGGCTTTTTCTTGGGATAGGATATATCTACACCCGGATGTCTGTACCACTATTTAAGGTGTCTGGAATATTTTTTATCAAGGACACAGAAAATAAATTTGCACTTTTTGACGCTCCGAGTATTGAAGGTTCTCCCAACGTGGGGCTACTCAACCAAATTGTTATTTTGCAGTCCAAACCCATTGCTCAAGCTACACTTGAAGGCTTAGATTTCAATGTTGAGTATTATAAACAGGGGACATTTATTAATAATGAGCTGTATGGCAATACTCCAGTATTAGTTGAAGTGGACTGGAAATCTCCTCAGGTATTGTATGGATTGATCAGATTGACTTGGGAAGATGAAGAAAACTATACCTTGTCTTTTGATGCGGAAGCTTATACAAAGTATGTTCCGAATGGTTCAAATACCAATATGGAGCTCTTTCCTGAAACCAAAACTTATCCTTTTGGAGAGTGGGTAGAAAACAACAATTTTAAACTTAGGATTTCTAAAACAGGAGCTGATAAAAGCGGAGAACTCTTACTAAAAATTAGAGATGATAAATCCATCATAAATGAATATGCAAGTAAACTTGATGTAAGCTCGGTTCAAAAGGAAGGCTCTATTTTGGAATTGAGCATTTTGTCACCTCATGCCAAAAAAGGAGAAGTTTATATCAATAAATTGATGGAAACTTACATTGCCCTTGAATTGGCAGAGAAAAATGAAATTGCCAGTAATACTGTCAAGTTTATTGATAGCCAAGTTGCAGGTGTTGCGGATACCTTAAGGCTTTTTGAAGATGAGCTTCAGACTTTTAGAGCTGATAACAAGATTTATGATTTAGGTTCTGAGAGCGCTTCAGTATTTGACCAATTGACAGAATATGAAGCTCAATTGCGACAGGAACAATTCAAAAAGTCTTACTATAAAAACCTTAAGGAATATCTAGTAAGAGAAAATTACCAAGATGTGGTGGTTCCTTCTGGTATTGGTATCGAAGACCCAATCTTGAATAGTCTGATTACCAATTTACTAGAACTTCAAGTAGAACGCTCAAAGCAATTAGCTACCTTAACTGAAATCTCTCCTCAAGTTCAAGCCACTAACAATAAGATTTCAGACCTTAATAAGTCCATACAGGAGATTTTAAGAAACGTTGATCAAAACTCTGACTTAACCATCAATGATCTTAAAAGTAGGATCAATGAGTTGGAAGGTTCGTTTAGGACTTTACCTAAGACCCAGCAGAATATGATTAGAATTGAGAGACAACAAGCTCTTAATGAAAACATCTATACATATTTAATGCAAAAAAGGGCAGAAGCTGCTATTACCAAAGCTTCTAATACTGCCGAGAATAAAATCATTGAACCTGCTGAAGGTGGTGTGCTAGTAAGCCCAATACCAATGAGGAATTACTCCATCGGTGTTTTTGTAGGGTTATTGCTACCTATTTTATTTGTATTCGTCAGAGAGCTTATTCGTACAAGAATAGAAGATGTTAGCTATCTGGAAAGAAAACTCAAAATACCTTTGCTTTCGACTATTTTGTACAATAAGAGTAAGAACAATTTGGTTGTTTTTGAGCAAGGTAAATCAGGACTTGCTGAAGGTTTTAGGTCATTGAGAGCAAATATTAGATTTATTACTCCCAAAGAGGAGCAGCTAACATTGATGATCACTTCTACTATTTCTGGTGAGGGGAAGACATTCTGTGCTATGAACCTGGCTTCTGTTTATTCCTTAACAGGAAAGAAAACAATACTCGTGGGTTGTGACATGAGAAAGCCTAAAATTTTCCAGGATTTTGAAGTTGGAAATGATGTTGGGCTTTCCTCAATTTTGTCTGGTCAAATTAAAGATTGGAAACAAGGGGTGAAAAAGACAAAATTTGAAAACATGGATTTGCTAGTGTCAGGTCCAACTCCACCAAACCCTGCGGAACTTTTGTTTACCAAACGATTTGAGCAACTAATTGCTGAATTAAAGCAAGAATATGATGTTGTTATATTGGATACACCTCCAGTAGGACTTGTTAGTGAAACATTAGACTTACTGCCATATGTAGATATGACACTATTTGTTTTCAGACAGAATTATAGTCAAAGGAATTTCGTCAATGCCTTGAATGGATTAAAAGTTGGCAAAAATCTGAAAAACCTATATGCAGTGTTTAATGGTGTAGATGGTAGCAAAGTGACTTATGGCTATGGCTACACTTACGGATACGGCTATGGATATTACGAAGATGATCAAGTGAAGAAGGGATTTTTCTCCAAACTAAGAGGTTGA